One genomic segment of Streptococcus salivarius includes these proteins:
- a CDS encoding L-lactate dehydrogenase: protein MTATKQHKKVILVGDGAVGSSYAFALVNQGIAQELGIIEIPQLFEKAVGDALDLSHALAFTSPKKIYAAKYEDCADADLVVITAGAPQKPGETRLDLVGKNLAINKSIVTQVVESGFKGIFLVAANPVDVLTYSTWKFSGFPKERVIGSGTSLDSARFRQALAEKLDVDARSVHAYIMGEHGDSEFAVWSHANIAGVNLEEFLKDTQNVQEAELVELFEGVRDAAYTIINKKGATYYGIAVALARITKAILDDENAVLPLSVFQEGQYGVSNVFIGQPAIVGAHGIVRPVNIPLNDAEQQKMKASADELQAIIDEAWKNPEFQEASKN from the coding sequence ATGACTGCAACTAAACAACACAAAAAAGTCATCCTCGTTGGTGACGGTGCCGTAGGTTCATCTTACGCTTTCGCACTTGTAAACCAAGGTATCGCTCAAGAACTTGGTATCATCGAAATTCCACAATTGTTCGAAAAAGCTGTTGGTGATGCGCTTGACCTTAGCCACGCGCTTGCTTTCACTTCACCTAAAAAAATCTACGCAGCTAAGTACGAAGACTGTGCGGATGCAGACCTTGTAGTTATCACTGCTGGTGCTCCACAAAAACCAGGTGAAACTCGTCTTGATCTTGTTGGTAAAAACCTTGCAATCAACAAATCTATCGTTACTCAAGTTGTTGAATCAGGCTTCAAAGGAATCTTCCTTGTAGCAGCTAACCCAGTTGACGTATTGACTTACTCAACATGGAAATTCTCAGGATTCCCTAAAGAACGCGTTATCGGTTCAGGTACTTCACTTGACTCAGCACGTTTCCGTCAAGCGCTTGCTGAAAAACTTGATGTTGATGCTCGTTCAGTTCACGCCTACATCATGGGTGAACACGGTGACTCAGAATTTGCCGTTTGGTCACACGCTAACATCGCCGGTGTAAACCTTGAAGAATTCCTTAAAGACACTCAAAACGTTCAAGAAGCTGAATTGGTTGAATTGTTCGAAGGTGTTCGTGATGCCGCTTATACAATCATCAACAAAAAAGGTGCTACTTACTATGGTATCGCCGTAGCTCTTGCACGTATCACTAAAGCTATTCTTGACGATGAAAATGCAGTACTTCCATTGTCTGTATTCCAAGAAGGTCAATATGGTGTAAGCAACGTCTTTATCGGTCAACCTGCTATCGTAGGTGCACACGGTATCGTACGTCCAGTGAACATCCCATTGAACGATGCTGAACAACAAAAAATGAAAGCTTCTGCTGATGAATTGCAAGCTATCATTGATGAAGCATGGAAAAACCCTGAGTTCCAAGAAGCTTCAAAAAACTAA
- the gyrA gene encoding DNA gyrase subunit A — protein sequence MQDNNLIDVNLTSEMKTSFIDYAMSVIVSRALPDVRDGLKPVQRRILYGMNELGVTPDKPHKKSARITGDVMGKYHPHGDSSIYEAMVRMAQWWSYRYMLVDGHGNFGSMDGDGAAAQRYTEARMSKFALEMLRDLNKNTVDFQDNYDGSEREPIVLPSRIPNLLVNGATGIAVGMATNIPPHNLAETIDAVKLMMDNPEVTTRELMEVLPGPDFPTGGLVMGKSGIHRAYETGKGSIVLRSRTEIETTKSGRERIVVTEFPYMVNKTKVHEHIVRLAQEKRIEGITAVRDESSREGVRFVIEVRRDASANVILNNLFKLTQLQTNFSFNMLAIEKGVPKILSLRQILADYIAHQQEVVVRRTQFDKDKAEARAHILEGLLIALDHLDEVITIIRSSQTDAEAQAELMARFELTERQSQAILDMRLRRLTGLERDKIQNEYNDLLALIADLADILAKPERVIAIIKEELDESKRKFADARRTELMVGEVVSLEDEDLIEEEDVVITLSNKGYIKRLAQDEFRSQKRGGRGVQGTGVNDDDFVRDIVSTSTHDHLYFMTNKGRVYRLKGYEIPEYGRTAKGLPIVNLLKLDEGETIQTVINAKSDEASENNHLVFVTRQGLVKRTKEAEFKNIRQNGLIALKLREGDELINVFLTTGNEEIVIGTKFGYSVRFKEDTIRSMSRMAAGVKGVTLRDGDQVVGAAAITEDQEVLIITEKGYGKRTSATEYPTKGRGGKGIKTANITEKNGNLAGIVTVSGDEDIMVITDTGVIIRTAVANISQTGRATQGVKVMRLDDSARIVTFALVEPEEVEQASEDQESGDN from the coding sequence GTGCAAGATAATAATTTAATTGACGTTAATTTGACGTCTGAGATGAAGACGAGCTTTATCGATTATGCCATGAGTGTTATCGTGTCTCGTGCTCTTCCAGATGTTCGTGACGGTTTAAAACCTGTACAACGTCGTATTCTTTATGGAATGAATGAGCTTGGGGTGACACCTGATAAGCCACATAAAAAATCTGCCCGTATTACCGGGGATGTCATGGGTAAATATCACCCACACGGGGACTCATCTATCTATGAAGCCATGGTCCGTATGGCACAATGGTGGAGCTACCGTTACATGTTGGTTGATGGTCACGGGAACTTTGGTTCTATGGACGGAGATGGGGCTGCCGCTCAGCGTTATACTGAGGCGCGTATGTCTAAATTCGCCTTGGAAATGCTTCGTGATCTTAACAAGAATACCGTAGATTTTCAAGATAACTATGATGGATCAGAACGTGAGCCAATAGTCCTTCCGTCTCGTATTCCCAACCTTCTTGTCAATGGTGCGACAGGGATTGCCGTTGGTATGGCGACTAACATCCCACCACATAATTTGGCTGAAACGATTGATGCTGTCAAATTGATGATGGATAATCCTGAAGTTACAACACGTGAACTGATGGAAGTTCTTCCTGGACCAGACTTTCCAACTGGTGGCTTGGTCATGGGGAAATCTGGTATTCACCGTGCATATGAAACTGGTAAGGGTTCTATTGTCCTTCGTTCACGTACCGAAATTGAAACAACAAAATCAGGTCGTGAGCGTATTGTTGTCACTGAGTTTCCTTACATGGTCAATAAGACCAAGGTCCATGAACATATCGTTCGTTTGGCACAAGAAAAACGTATTGAGGGGATCACAGCAGTCCGTGACGAGTCTTCTCGTGAAGGGGTACGCTTTGTCATCGAAGTGCGTCGTGATGCTTCGGCCAATGTTATCTTGAACAATTTGTTCAAATTAACGCAACTTCAGACTAACTTTAGCTTCAACATGTTGGCCATTGAAAAGGGTGTTCCTAAAATCCTTTCCTTGCGTCAAATCTTGGCTGACTATATTGCGCACCAACAAGAAGTTGTGGTTCGTCGTACACAGTTTGACAAGGATAAGGCTGAAGCACGTGCCCACATTTTAGAAGGGTTGCTGATTGCTCTTGATCATTTGGATGAAGTGATTACGATTATCCGTAGCAGTCAAACTGATGCAGAGGCTCAAGCTGAGTTGATGGCTCGCTTCGAACTCACGGAACGTCAAAGTCAAGCCATTCTTGATATGCGTTTGCGTCGTTTGACAGGTTTGGAACGTGATAAGATTCAAAATGAGTACAATGATCTCCTTGCCTTGATTGCTGATTTAGCTGATATTTTGGCAAAACCAGAACGTGTCATTGCTATCATCAAGGAAGAATTGGACGAAAGCAAGCGTAAATTCGCAGATGCTCGTCGTACAGAGCTTATGGTCGGAGAAGTCGTTTCTCTTGAGGATGAAGATCTCATCGAAGAAGAAGATGTTGTTATCACTCTTTCAAATAAGGGGTATATTAAACGTTTAGCCCAAGACGAGTTCCGTTCACAAAAACGTGGAGGACGTGGTGTTCAAGGTACTGGTGTTAACGATGATGATTTTGTTCGAGATATTGTCTCAACAAGTACTCATGATCACCTCTACTTCATGACTAATAAGGGGCGTGTATACCGTCTCAAGGGGTATGAAATCCCTGAGTATGGTCGTACAGCCAAAGGCTTACCTATTGTCAATCTCTTGAAGTTGGATGAAGGTGAGACCATTCAAACGGTCATTAACGCTAAGAGTGATGAAGCTTCTGAAAATAATCACCTTGTCTTTGTAACTCGCCAAGGTCTGGTTAAACGTACCAAAGAAGCAGAATTTAAGAACATCCGTCAAAACGGTTTGATTGCCTTGAAATTGAGAGAAGGTGACGAGCTAATCAATGTCTTCTTGACTACTGGTAATGAAGAAATTGTCATTGGTACCAAATTTGGTTACAGTGTACGCTTCAAAGAGGACACTATTCGAAGCATGAGCCGTATGGCTGCCGGTGTTAAAGGGGTAACTCTTCGTGATGGAGACCAAGTTGTTGGTGCAGCTGCCATTACAGAAGACCAAGAAGTCTTGATTATCACTGAAAAAGGTTACGGTAAGCGTACCTCAGCTACTGAATACCCAACGAAGGGACGTGGTGGTAAAGGTATCAAGACTGCTAATATCACAGAGAAGAATGGTAACTTAGCAGGTATTGTCACAGTATCTGGTGATGAGGATATCATGGTCATCACCGATACAGGTGTTATCATCCGTACTGCCGTTGCTAATATCTCTCAAACTGGTCGTGCAACTCAAGGGGTTAAGGTCATGCGTTTGGATGACTCTGCTCGTATTGTAACCTTTGCTTTAGTTGAACCAGAAGAAGTAGAACAAGCTTCTGAAGACCAAGAAAGTGGTGACAACTAA
- a CDS encoding class A sortase: MSKDKKNKATKKRRKWLDILRWVLIVVLLVVGLALIFNKSIRNTVIAWNTNKYQVSKVSKKTIEKNKEAKTSFDFDTVKSISTESVLQAQMDAQELPVVGGIAIPEVGINLPIFKGLGNTELTYGAGTMKEDQVMGGENNYSLASHHVFGIAGASDMLFSPLDKAKEGMKIYLTDKNKVYTYVISEVKVVQPTEVAVVDDTPGKSEVTLVTCTDAEATQRTIVKGELKSQVDFDKASSDIIEAFNKSYNQFQS, translated from the coding sequence ATGAGCAAAGATAAGAAAAATAAAGCAACAAAAAAACGCCGTAAGTGGCTGGATATTCTTCGCTGGGTGTTGATTGTTGTTCTCTTGGTTGTTGGTTTAGCCTTGATTTTCAATAAGTCTATTCGAAACACAGTGATTGCATGGAATACAAATAAGTATCAAGTGAGCAAGGTTTCTAAAAAGACTATTGAGAAAAACAAGGAAGCTAAGACGAGTTTTGACTTTGATACCGTTAAATCAATTAGCACAGAGTCTGTCTTGCAGGCACAGATGGATGCTCAAGAACTTCCTGTCGTTGGTGGTATTGCCATTCCAGAGGTGGGTATCAATCTTCCTATTTTCAAAGGACTTGGCAATACAGAGTTGACTTACGGTGCAGGAACTATGAAAGAAGACCAAGTCATGGGTGGTGAAAACAACTATTCACTAGCTAGTCACCACGTCTTTGGTATTGCTGGTGCATCTGACATGCTATTTTCACCACTAGATAAGGCTAAGGAAGGCATGAAGATTTATCTTACTGATAAGAATAAGGTCTATACTTATGTCATTAGTGAGGTCAAGGTTGTTCAACCAACCGAAGTAGCAGTGGTTGATGATACACCAGGCAAATCTGAAGTAACTTTGGTAACTTGTACGGATGCTGAAGCAACCCAACGTACAATAGTCAAAGGTGAATTGAAATCGCAGGTAGATTTTGACAAGGCAAGTTCAGACATCATTGAAGCCTTTAATAAATCATATAATCAATTTCAAAGTTAA
- a CDS encoding VOC family protein translates to MFLNTVHHVAIIVSDYELSRDFYVNKLGFEIIRENHRRERHDYKLDLRCGDIELEIFGNKTSDPNYVEPPKRPSYPEACGLRHLAFRVTNIEEVVKSLEEKGISCQPIRKDTFTGEKMTFFADPDGLPLELHE, encoded by the coding sequence ATGTTTTTAAATACAGTGCACCATGTTGCTATTATTGTTTCTGATTATGAGTTGTCTCGAGATTTTTATGTCAATAAACTTGGTTTTGAGATTATTCGGGAAAATCACCGTAGAGAACGCCATGATTATAAGTTAGACTTACGTTGTGGGGATATAGAACTTGAAATCTTTGGCAATAAGACCAGTGATCCGAACTATGTGGAGCCACCTAAACGTCCATCTTATCCTGAGGCATGTGGCTTACGTCATTTAGCTTTCAGAGTGACTAATATTGAAGAGGTCGTCAAGAGTTTAGAAGAAAAGGGTATTTCCTGCCAACCTATTCGCAAAGACACTTTTACCGGTGAAAAGATGACTTTCTTTGCTGATCCAGATGGTCTTCCCTTGGAGTTACACGAGTAG
- a CDS encoding DUF1002 domain-containing protein, producing MKLKKLLVTGMALLASVTAFTSVAQAATSSQVQKVIDESYVQPDYVMGYSLSEEQRNETLNLLGYDSSKDTNVKTLTTSAYANIMNVADDSSLQLYSSVKIAKLGAKETLSVEIVTPQNITKITPDMYRNAATTLGIEHAKITVAAPIAVTGESALAGIYYSLEQNGAKVSDESKELAQEELKTLSQINEENSGKTDYDADKLNVAMTDIKSAVADKGDKLTEDQAKTIVQQTINNYNLDLSDTQINLLVNFALNLSKSSIIDSASFKSTLSSLKDSIVSKAGNTFSGINLNFNANKAVENSKNIFAQIWQAIVDFFTGLSK from the coding sequence ATGAAATTGAAAAAACTACTTGTTACTGGGATGGCTTTATTGGCTTCAGTAACAGCCTTCACTTCGGTTGCGCAAGCAGCAACATCATCGCAAGTCCAAAAGGTCATTGATGAATCTTATGTTCAACCAGACTATGTGATGGGGTATTCATTGTCGGAAGAGCAACGTAATGAAACCTTGAATTTGTTAGGGTATGACAGCAGTAAGGATACTAATGTCAAGACCTTGACGACATCTGCATATGCGAATATCATGAACGTTGCTGACGATTCTAGTCTTCAGCTATATTCTTCTGTTAAGATTGCTAAGCTTGGTGCTAAGGAAACCTTGAGTGTAGAGATTGTGACACCGCAAAATATCACGAAAATCACTCCAGATATGTACCGTAATGCTGCCACGACACTTGGTATCGAACACGCTAAGATTACGGTAGCAGCACCAATCGCAGTTACTGGAGAAAGTGCCTTGGCTGGTATTTACTATTCCCTTGAGCAAAATGGGGCTAAGGTTTCAGATGAAAGCAAAGAGCTTGCGCAGGAGGAACTTAAAACCCTTTCTCAAATTAATGAGGAAAATTCAGGTAAGACTGACTATGATGCGGACAAGCTTAATGTAGCTATGACTGATATTAAGTCAGCAGTTGCTGATAAAGGGGATAAGTTGACTGAAGACCAAGCTAAAACGATTGTTCAGCAGACTATCAATAATTACAACTTGGATCTTTCTGATACGCAAATTAACCTTCTGGTGAATTTTGCTTTGAATTTATCTAAGTCTTCAATCATTGACAGTGCTAGCTTTAAGTCAACCTTGAGTTCACTTAAAGATTCTATCGTTTCGAAAGCTGGTAATACCTTCTCTGGAATCAACCTAAACTTTAATGCCAACAAAGCGGTTGAGAACAGCAAAAATATTTTTGCACAAATCTGGCAAGCTATCGTAGATTTCTTTACAGGACTTTCTAAATAG
- a CDS encoding NRAMP family divalent metal transporter, with protein sequence MSQTSVTSQSTWRSKIKAMGPGILMASAAVGGSHIVSSTQAGGSYGWALLGLVILANLFKYPFFRFGAEYTADTGKTLVEGYAEKGKFYLWVFFILNVFSALVNTAGVSILCSAIIASAFPMLGLSITTWSIILVAIIWGMLLFGGYKLLDGMAKWIMSALTIATVAAVIIAAIKHPEYNADFVEKTPWQLAALPFIVSLLGWMPAPIEISAINSLWSAEKKKTVDFNTDDALFDFNVGYIGTAILAVFFVALGALIQYPTGKPVEAASAKYIAQFVGMYASVLGEWSRYLITFIAFLCIFGTVITVIDGYSRVNEISLRLLFNQKEKNQTPLNIWMTLTAILGLIIIFFFQGQVATMLRFAMIGSFLTTPFFALLNYVLVTKEKKDLPTWLKGLAIAGLIFLFGFALFFIWALAIGKAG encoded by the coding sequence ATGTCACAAACAAGTGTAACTAGTCAGTCTACCTGGCGTAGTAAAATAAAAGCAATGGGACCTGGTATCCTAATGGCTTCAGCGGCCGTAGGTGGTTCCCATATCGTTTCATCAACCCAAGCTGGTGGTTCTTATGGATGGGCCTTGTTAGGCTTGGTTATTCTAGCTAACCTCTTCAAATACCCATTCTTCCGTTTTGGTGCTGAGTATACCGCAGATACAGGTAAAACCCTCGTTGAAGGTTATGCTGAGAAAGGTAAATTCTATCTTTGGGTATTCTTCATTTTGAATGTCTTCTCAGCCTTGGTTAATACTGCGGGAGTTTCTATTCTTTGTTCAGCCATCATTGCTAGTGCCTTTCCAATGCTTGGTTTGAGTATTACCACATGGTCAATTATTTTGGTTGCCATTATCTGGGGTATGTTACTCTTTGGTGGTTACAAACTTCTTGATGGTATGGCCAAATGGATTATGTCAGCTTTGACTATCGCAACAGTAGCAGCAGTTATTATTGCGGCAATCAAACATCCGGAGTACAATGCTGACTTCGTTGAAAAAACACCATGGCAGCTCGCAGCCCTTCCATTTATCGTTTCACTTCTTGGATGGATGCCAGCACCAATTGAAATTTCAGCCATTAATTCACTTTGGTCAGCTGAGAAAAAGAAAACTGTTGATTTCAACACTGATGATGCCCTCTTTGACTTTAACGTTGGTTACATCGGAACAGCTATTCTTGCGGTATTCTTTGTAGCACTTGGGGCTCTTATTCAGTATCCAACTGGTAAGCCAGTAGAAGCCGCATCAGCTAAGTATATTGCACAGTTTGTTGGTATGTACGCATCAGTGCTTGGTGAGTGGTCACGCTATTTGATTACCTTTATCGCTTTCTTGTGTATCTTTGGTACTGTAATTACCGTTATTGATGGTTACTCACGTGTTAACGAAATTTCTCTTCGTCTTTTGTTTAACCAAAAAGAAAAAAATCAAACACCTTTGAATATTTGGATGACCTTGACAGCTATTCTTGGTCTCATCATTATTTTCTTCTTCCAAGGTCAAGTAGCAACCATGCTTCGTTTCGCCATGATTGGTTCATTCCTTACAACACCTTTCTTTGCGCTTTTGAATTATGTACTTGTTACAAAAGAGAAGAAAGACCTTCCAACTTGGTTGAAAGGACTTGCTATTGCAGGTTTGATTTTCTTGTTTGGATTTGCTCTCTTCTTTATCTGGGCATTGGCTATCGGTAAAGCAGGTTAA
- a CDS encoding type B 50S ribosomal protein L31, translating to MKKDIHPDYRQVVFMDTTTGYQFLSGSTKHSNETVEFEGETYPLIRVEISSDSHPFYTGRQKFTQADGRVDRFNKKYGLK from the coding sequence ATGAAAAAAGATATCCATCCAGATTACCGTCAAGTAGTATTCATGGACACAACTACTGGTTACCAATTCCTTAGCGGTTCAACTAAACACTCAAACGAAACAGTTGAATTCGAAGGTGAAACTTACCCACTTATCCGTGTAGAAATTTCATCAGATTCACACCCATTCTACACTGGCCGTCAAAAATTCACTCAAGCAGACGGACGCGTGGATCGTTTCAACAAAAAATACGGTCTCAAATAA
- a CDS encoding FAD:protein FMN transferase encodes MQLTNRRVRLMGTVIDVSIYHKEPEPLLDQVEALLHTYNKRFSANDDSSELMKINKAAGLHPVTVHPELFELISLGKWHSCQPGSHLNIAIGPLIQTWRIGFSDAKLPLPEEIRPLLDIINPNAILLSEETQSVFLKEKGMKIDLGALAKGYIADRIADFLKAEKVTSALINLGGNVLTFGPALHNPDHKWRIGIQNPKETRNTNLMVLAIRDQSVVTSGIYERTFEIDGKTYHHIFDSQTGYPVSSDLASLTIISSLSVDGEIWTTRLFGSSLEHIFQEVSSQAELEAIIVDKDNHCFQTGGIYKMRIS; translated from the coding sequence ATGCAACTCACTAATCGTCGTGTACGTCTCATGGGAACTGTGATTGACGTCTCTATCTATCATAAAGAACCAGAACCCCTGCTAGACCAAGTTGAAGCACTTCTACATACCTACAATAAGCGCTTCTCAGCCAATGACGACAGTTCCGAACTCATGAAAATTAACAAGGCAGCAGGCTTACATCCAGTGACAGTTCACCCAGAGCTTTTTGAACTTATTTCTCTTGGAAAATGGCATAGCTGCCAACCTGGAAGTCACCTTAATATTGCTATTGGGCCTCTCATTCAGACTTGGCGCATTGGTTTTTCTGATGCTAAGCTGCCTCTTCCTGAAGAAATTCGTCCACTCCTGGACATCATCAATCCCAATGCCATTCTTCTATCCGAGGAAACTCAAAGCGTTTTTCTCAAAGAAAAAGGGATGAAAATTGATCTTGGTGCCCTAGCAAAAGGATATATTGCAGATCGTATTGCAGATTTTCTTAAAGCTGAAAAAGTAACCAGTGCCCTAATCAATCTCGGAGGCAATGTCCTAACCTTTGGACCAGCCCTCCATAATCCAGACCACAAATGGCGAATTGGTATTCAAAATCCTAAGGAGACTAGAAACACAAATCTTATGGTGCTTGCTATAAGAGACCAGTCTGTGGTCACTTCGGGAATCTATGAACGCACTTTTGAGATTGATGGCAAAACCTACCATCATATTTTTGATAGCCAAACTGGTTATCCAGTCTCCAGTGACCTAGCCAGCCTTACCATTATTTCATCCCTCTCAGTGGATGGTGAAATTTGGACAACCCGCTTATTTGGCTCTAGTCTCGAACATATTTTCCAGGAAGTTAGTTCACAAGCTGAGCTGGAAGCAATCATCGTTGATAAAGACAATCACTGCTTTCAGACAGGTGGCATTTACAAAATGCGAATTTCCTAA
- a CDS encoding DHH family phosphoesterase, producing the protein MTVFQAILEKIKAYDTIIIHRHQRPDPDAIGSQVGLKEILKTNFPDKKVLVTGVNEPTLSWIAEMDEVTDQDYEGALVIVTDTANTPRIDDDRFDKGDFLIKIDHHPNDDAYGDLLLVDTTASSASEIVTDWALSLGLSLSDAAARVLYNGIVGDTGRFLFPSTTPKTLQIAAKLREYDFDFAAMARRMDSFPFKIAKLQGYVFDNLEVDENGAARVVLTRKILDEFNVTDAESSAIVGTPGRIDCVESWAIFVEQPEGHYRVRLRSKSIVINEIAKRHDGGGHPLASGANSYSLEENEQIYQEIKDTVAHATH; encoded by the coding sequence ATGACTGTATTTCAAGCTATTTTAGAAAAAATCAAAGCCTACGACACTATTATTATTCACCGCCACCAAAGACCTGACCCAGATGCCATTGGTAGTCAGGTAGGACTGAAGGAAATTTTAAAAACAAACTTTCCAGATAAAAAAGTCCTTGTGACTGGTGTCAATGAGCCTACCTTATCTTGGATTGCTGAGATGGATGAGGTAACTGACCAAGATTATGAAGGGGCGCTTGTTATTGTTACCGATACAGCCAACACCCCTCGTATCGACGACGACCGTTTTGATAAAGGTGACTTCCTTATCAAAATTGACCATCATCCTAACGATGATGCTTACGGAGACCTCCTCTTAGTTGATACGACTGCTTCAAGTGCCAGCGAAATTGTGACTGACTGGGCCCTCAGCCTTGGTCTTTCCTTGTCAGATGCCGCTGCTCGTGTTCTTTACAATGGTATTGTTGGCGATACAGGCCGCTTCCTCTTTCCATCTACTACTCCTAAAACACTTCAAATCGCAGCTAAACTTCGTGAATACGACTTTGATTTTGCAGCAATGGCTCGTCGTATGGACAGTTTTCCTTTCAAAATTGCTAAACTACAAGGTTATGTTTTCGATAATCTTGAGGTCGATGAGAATGGTGCAGCTCGAGTTGTCTTGACACGAAAGATTTTGGATGAATTCAATGTCACTGATGCTGAAAGTTCTGCCATTGTTGGCACTCCAGGCCGTATTGATTGCGTCGAATCTTGGGCTATTTTCGTAGAGCAACCTGAAGGGCATTACCGTGTCCGTCTACGCAGTAAAAGCATTGTCATCAACGAGATTGCCAAACGCCATGATGGTGGCGGCCACCCACTTGCTAGTGGGGCCAATTCCTACAGCTTAGAAGAAAACGAACAAATCTATCAAGAAATCAAGGATACAGTTGCCCATGCAACTCACTAA
- the yghU gene encoding glutathione-dependent disulfide-bond oxidoreductase, with protein MSDYILPVVWENPTSMGGAWGGLNQPTAGARFEQTLPKGDQPFQLYTLPTPNGIKATIMLEELKELGVTQAGYDAYRIKIGDGDQFGSDFVSINPNSKIPAMMDYSEDQPVRVFESANILLYLAEKFGKLIPTNHAKRTEVLNWLFWQTGAAPFLGGGFGHFFHYAPEKIEYAINRFVMEAKRQLDLLDKELATKPYIAGDEYTIADIAIWSWYGRLAQDKIWDKAGIFLDVKEYKHLQAWTKKIADRPAVKRGLEVDYKEI; from the coding sequence ATGTCTGACTATATTTTACCAGTAGTTTGGGAAAACCCAACCTCTATGGGAGGTGCCTGGGGTGGCCTCAATCAACCTACAGCTGGTGCACGTTTTGAACAAACTTTACCTAAAGGTGACCAACCTTTCCAACTCTATACTCTTCCGACACCAAATGGTATCAAGGCAACTATCATGCTGGAAGAATTGAAAGAACTTGGTGTAACTCAAGCAGGTTATGACGCTTATCGTATTAAGATTGGTGACGGTGACCAATTTGGCTCAGACTTTGTTTCAATCAATCCAAACTCAAAGATTCCAGCAATGATGGATTACTCTGAGGACCAACCGGTTCGTGTCTTTGAATCAGCTAACATCCTCCTTTACTTGGCTGAAAAATTCGGCAAACTCATTCCAACTAATCACGCAAAACGTACGGAAGTTCTCAACTGGCTCTTTTGGCAAACAGGTGCTGCGCCTTTTCTAGGTGGTGGCTTTGGGCACTTCTTCCACTATGCACCTGAAAAAATCGAATATGCCATCAACCGTTTTGTCATGGAAGCCAAACGCCAACTTGACCTGCTGGATAAAGAATTAGCAACCAAACCTTATATTGCTGGTGATGAATATACTATCGCTGATATTGCCATCTGGTCTTGGTATGGTCGTCTTGCTCAAGATAAGATTTGGGATAAGGCTGGTATTTTCCTTGACGTTAAAGAATACAAGCACCTTCAAGCTTGGACTAAAAAAATTGCCGACCGTCCAGCGGTTAAACGCGGACTTGAAGTCGACTATAAAGAGATCTAA